The genomic region AGGCCATGGCGGCCGGGCTCCCCGTCGTCGCGACGCCCAACGTCGGCGCGCGCTATGTGACCGACGAGGGACAGTGCGGCGTCGTCGCCGAGCTGCCCGACATCGGCGCGAGCCTGACCGAGCTGCTCTCCGACGGCGGGATCCGTGCACGGTATGCGGCCCTGTCCGAAGGACGTGCGCCCGAGTTCGACCTCGAGGATGTCGCCGCCCGCTACGAGCGGCTCTACGTCGGGGCCGACCTGCCGGCCGGGCAGCCGCGGGGGGCCGTGGCATGACCCCCGCCCCCGACGCCCCCGTCCACGTGAGCATCGTGCTCGCCACGAACCGCAACTCCCCCTATCTCGAACCGGCCCTGCAGAGCGTGCGCGACCAGACCTACCCGCACTGGGATCTGCTCATCGTCGACAACGGCATCCCCGACCCGGCGGCCGTGGCCGCGAGCATCGACGACGACCCGCGGATGTCGATGATCGCGACGGATCCGGCGGCCACCGCGGGGCAGTCCCGCAACGTCGGCGTCGCACGCGTGACCGGCGAGCTGGTCACGATCCTCGACGACGACGACATGTGGCGGGCGGACCGCCTCGAGCGCCACGTCGCCGAGCACACGGCGCATCCGACGGCTCCCGCCTCGTTCTCCGCGTACCGGCACATGGATGCCGAGGGACGCCCGTTCGGCGTCGACTGGCGGTCGCGGCAGACACCGGCATCCGACATCCTCGAGGGAGCCGCCGAGACGCCACTCGGCCCGACCCTGGTCATGCGCCGCGACGATTACCTCGCGATCGGCGGATTCAGCCCCGAGATCCCGATCCTGGTCGACTTCGAGCTCGCGCTGCGGCTCGCGCTGCGGGGCGACCTGCGCTACATCGACGAGCCGCTCGTCGACTACCGGCGCCACACGACGAACATGACCTCGACCGCGCCCGCCAACGTGCGGCTGCGGCGCGCGGTCATGGACGCCATGATCGACCGTCAGGCATGGGCGGCCGCGGGTCGCCGGCAGCCCGCCACGGCTGAGTTGTTCCGCCGCCGTCAGCGCCGCTTCCGCCGCGACCAGGCCGCGGGGATCGGCGTGGGCGTGTATCGGCAGCTGCGCCGCGGTCAGGTCGCGGATGCCGGGCGCGATGTCGCGTGGGCGCTGCGGCACGCCCCGACGGCCTTCCTGGCGTCAGCCGCGTCGGCGCCCTTCCGCAAGCTGCGAGGAAAAGCCACATGACGACGACCGAGCCGCCGCTGAGCGTCTGCATCGTGACATACGAGCGACCCGACTTCCTGCGACGATGCCTCGAGGCGCTCGTCGCGAGCATCGCCGACGACGTCCAGATCGTCGTGGTCGACGCCTCGCGCGTCAGCGCGCGCGAGGCGGTGGCGGCGATCGGCCCGTCGATCCGGTACATCCACGACCGGTCGGTGGCCGGCTGGATGACGCGTGCGCGCAACGTCGCCCTGCTCGCCGCCCGCGGCCGGGTGGTGTCGTTCCTCGATGACGACGTCGTGATCCGCCCCGGCTGGGACCGGGCGCTCCTCGCGGCCTTCGAGGACCCCTCCGTCGCCGCCGTCGCGGGACGCACGTGCAACGGGCTCCCCGGCGAGGAGCAGTACGACCTTCCCATCGGCCGGCTGCGCGAGGATGGGTCGCTGACCGAGGGCTTCGCCACCGACGGCGACGCCCGCGTCGAGGTCGACCACGGCATCGGCGCCAACATGTCGTTCCGCCGGGACGTGATGGCCGAGCTCGGGGGCTTCCGCGACGACTACCCCGGCACGGCGCTGCGCGAGGACACCGACATGTTCCTGCGAGTCCGTGCTCTCGGAGGGCGCGTGGTCTTCGACCCCGCCGCCGCGGTCGACCACCTTCCGGCGCCGCATGTCCACGGGGCCCGATTCGACACGCGCTACAAGCTCTACGCGCGCCGGAACCACATGGTGCTGCTCGCTCGAGCGGGCGGCATCCGCTCCCCGCGCCTGCGGCGATGGATCGCGGGACAGTACCGCGGCGTCGCGGATGCGGCCGGCGCCGCGGGCAAGGCGAAGCGGCTCGCCGTCACGACGGTCGGCATCGGCTGGGGCGCCGCCGCCATGCTGCGCGACGCCGGGTGGGGCCCCCTGCCGCCGGCGCGCCGCGGCGGCGCAGCCGAGCGGATCCGCACGAGCCTGCGTGACGAGACGCTGACGGATGCCGCGCCCCCGGGGGCCCTGAGGATCCACGCGTACGTCATGCTGGCCGACCCGAGCTTCCTGCGCGAGAGCCTCGCCGCCTACTACCCGCACGTGTCGAAGATCGTGCTGTCGTTCGACGAGAACGCCCGTTCGTGGACGGGCACACCGCTGCCGATCGCGCAGTGCCGCGAGCTCGTGCGCGAGGTCGACGTCGACGGCAAGTGCGTCGAGGTTCCGGGCGACTTCTCGCACCTCGACCAGGACCCGCTCGACAACGACACCGCGCAGCGCCAGCACGCG from Microbacter sp. GSS18 harbors:
- a CDS encoding glycosyltransferase family A protein — protein: MTPAPDAPVHVSIVLATNRNSPYLEPALQSVRDQTYPHWDLLIVDNGIPDPAAVAASIDDDPRMSMIATDPAATAGQSRNVGVARVTGELVTILDDDDMWRADRLERHVAEHTAHPTAPASFSAYRHMDAEGRPFGVDWRSRQTPASDILEGAAETPLGPTLVMRRDDYLAIGGFSPEIPILVDFELALRLALRGDLRYIDEPLVDYRRHTTNMTSTAPANVRLRRAVMDAMIDRQAWAAAGRRQPATAELFRRRQRRFRRDQAAGIGVGVYRQLRRGQVADAGRDVAWALRHAPTAFLASAASAPFRKLRGKAT
- a CDS encoding glycosyltransferase produces the protein MTTTEPPLSVCIVTYERPDFLRRCLEALVASIADDVQIVVVDASRVSAREAVAAIGPSIRYIHDRSVAGWMTRARNVALLAARGRVVSFLDDDVVIRPGWDRALLAAFEDPSVAAVAGRTCNGLPGEEQYDLPIGRLREDGSLTEGFATDGDARVEVDHGIGANMSFRRDVMAELGGFRDDYPGTALREDTDMFLRVRALGGRVVFDPAAAVDHLPAPHVHGARFDTRYKLYARRNHMVLLARAGGIRSPRLRRWIAGQYRGVADAAGAAGKAKRLAVTTVGIGWGAAAMLRDAGWGPLPPARRGGAAERIRTSLRDETLTDAAPPGALRIHAYVMLADPSFLRESLAAYYPHVSKIVLSFDENARSWTGTPLPIAQCRELVREVDVDGKCVEVPGDFSHLDQDPLDNDTAQRQHALDAASEGADWVLQLDTDEVMLDPEAFFTALARADARGAAGLDFPARWLYTRPSPGRYLESSTRFWRIAGGFPGPLAVRAGSRLKLARQSEGPLYRVDFRARNTDRYHPKDAPIDEVVGPESGVAHFSRVRDPEGMKRKSGWSGHTVEMSPPPIYRAWAWRTRHPWLTAATTPLRRKGWYRLASIPEPPGGEPPVVTFTAEELPAVS